The DNA sequence TTTACATAGAGGTTCTAAAGATTTTCTTCTCAAAATGAGGTATATACAAGTCTTACCTTGTAACTTCATCgatatatgatgaacttttgaaactgattataccctgaacggtggtagtttaagtagtattcggataagagataagtatattggagtatcttgtaacttcatcttttcaacttatatctagtaaatgattttcttatgaatgacaaagattttcagaaaaacgttgagacaaggttagatatatgagatcaccttgcaatgatatttttatacactTATAAAATGGAACTATGTGTATATTACACATGatagaggatttcaaatattttggaaagtatatatatattgaatattttgcgacttcgtcgcattaagatatcgaacttggttcatttctgcttgaccaagactttcatgagtactatgagaatgctcatatattgttcattattatacatgttattttggttgGCCTGTTGCTCACACTttctttattctttcatcacacaacaacagctaaatcagatgaacaggaccaagttCCCAATTCGCAAGTAGATAGGAaacattctgcagtttcctgtaggcgttgatgccgctaggttttcaacttttgatgtaccagaatTATATacatttatgaattttaataatggcaaaaaaattGTAAATTTGTTTAGAAAAcctttttgaggtgtaatgacgtataattgtggaataaaatgacttgtgttatttttggtattcatctctgagactataacttatggtcTATGTGTATATTGTAGGGTCACTTTACACagtagttggttatttattaagatcaagtgttattaagggaaatagaacttgtgagaacccggatccccgaccccagatttgggggtgttacaattccCCACATTGCAAACGGGATGGGTGTGCTGATGGATGTAAGCCTTACTGCGGGCTGTCGTACTATCGGAGTGTACCTCTGGCATCTGTCACCTTTTTTTATATAATCCTTTGCATCGGCTAACATCATTGGCCACTAGAACCCTAATCGAGTTATCTTGTGACCGagggccctgcccccaagtgCTATCCACAAATCCTCTCATGGGCTTCCCTAAGTGCCTCCTTTGCTTTAAGAGGTCTCAATCACTTCAAGTATGGAATAACAAAGGACCTTTTATACAGAACGCCTTCAATCAATGAATATCTCAATGCTCTTACCGACAACTTGCGTGCCTTTTGGGCATCATCGGGGAGCCATCCAATCTCAAGATGGGTTTTGATCGGATCTATCCAACAATTTGCCACATGAATTGGTGCTATCAAATTTATGACATGTATAGTAGGTGTCTTTAGGACCTGGAAATAGATACTTCTCGGGTAGTTCTTGATTTCAGACAAGAAAAACTTGGATAGGGCATCGGCCGTAGTGTTCTCCCATCTCGGAACATGTTCAGCGTACCATTTTTCAAATTGAGTTAGTATTCCCTTCAAGACTCTTAggtacttagccattgtatcatccttGGCCTCAAACTCTCCATTAACTTGAGCAACTAAAATTCTTGAATCTCTACAAATTTTAAGATTTTTGGCCATCACGGCTCTAGCCGGCTATCCAAGCTTCATATTCTTCTTCGTTGTTCGTAGATGGGAAGTCAAACTTCATACTCAATCATGAACACTTTGGGGTTTTGAAAGACTAGGCCTGCACCACTAGATTTTGTTATGGACGCTCTGTCAAAATGGATAACCCGATACTCTTTCATAGTCGCACCTTCATCCTTTTTTTTTCTCTCCTCCTTTTGGGTTTACTATCTcttgcccccgacttcttggttacTAATGGTGCATTCGACCACGAATTCTACTAAGGCCAGAGCGTTGATGGTTGTTCGAGGCTTGTatttgatgtcaaattctcccaactcaaTCGCCCACTTGATAATCCTTCCACTTTCTTTCGGGCTACGAAGAATGTTCCTTAAAGGTTGGTCCGTCAGGacttcaatcttatgagcctggaagtatggtctcaacttccTCGAGGTTGTGATCAGGGCAAGCGCAAACTTCTCGATAGTGAAAtatgtaacatccccaaatccggggtctggATTGAGTGTCACCAAATAACTTcaaacaatataaacctgtatattaaaataaatatacagataacccctcaattCTGGATCGTATAcatgttatggtatgaaataagaatctaaccttctaaaatttataacaactaaataaaattttattacatCTTTACAAACTTCCTCGTCTTATTTACTCTTACATCTCCAACTTCTTGCAACTGGGATCTCTACAATCTTGttgtctattaagagctattcatttttatcctcatttgatacagaaataaataagaatttacaaagcaagagtgagccaaaaattcccagcaagtatcataatcGGTTTCCAGGTTTCAATTTTAGAAGAAATTCCCGAACtcaatctttaaataattttataaacatctttatttatttgaagtagttgagcgaataaaacattaGCCTTTATTGGCCCTCAATCATAAATCAAAAGCAATGAGCAATTCACCGATTCATTTCTTGAATCAAGTCTTTGTCcgattttgtaatcataaaacttttccAGAAgaaatgccgttaatggcgatcaatagtaaattagactggacactaaaACCAACGTTCACACCATACCCTACTGAGCAGTtaggatatagtgtagatctatacctacctgcATAGATCCATTCTGGTACCAAGGCACTATGGCCCAATAAACAAAGGTCCGGCTATCACTAGCTCTGGCTCATTCTGGCCTCATAAACAAAGGACCCAACCATCTCTAACCCttatgttagtccctaacaatgcaacaagaattatagaaggggggttgaatggaattcttgaaactttttcttgctttaaaagtgttctaacttaaaatatatatctgtgtgaattgatttgcaaagtgcggaataataacttggaattaatcaaaacacaagtaattaaaaacacgagtctttaaaaactttcttgtggatttgaatgtatccaccagagatatataatatatcaagagaactctgtgtagtaAGAtttgctcacaactgcttacaaatttgaacatttaagtttgcagagaaatgctaagaatacagcttacaaatgtttctctgagaaattcttgcttagtgttcttgttgttctatttgctacttcttggtttatatatcaccaagattacaaagtaataagacaagataataaaacaaaacctttcaagtctaatactatgctacttcattactttattccagcatctttgaatatcttcataatagcatggaaatggcaatgcttctttgttctctaaaacccagttgaataggcttccacattccatttgcatacactcgacgcatgtgactgtgttgtcactgtcaacagatgtttgaattctttatccgtcgggttcatgatcatccgtcaggttgccttgttgatcatccgttgagtggcattgttgtttatccgtcgggtagctatctggaaCTTGACTtaatttcatttatgcagaattacaagacatcatctatgtacaattaatcaacctattctgcatatctagttaaagtcaacatgacttgagtactaatacagaatctaaataatgtgtatgcataaatgtgctacagacttattgttacacaagctactcactcgatggataataaatcatcatccgtcgggactatattgagtcatccgtcgggactataatccttatccgtcgagtgctacatttttcactaagtaaaatctaccaaggtgttttgttaatgaaatcatcaagtccacaacaatctcccccaatttatgtctactcaaattgtagccataaattaagaggaacttgatgataacaaaacaccctaaaagtacaactttgaaagtaagtagataaaactgtaaagtgcttcaattaacaaaaatgtactaagatttgctcacagtcattttcaaggtgctcttCTAGCCTGAatagattaatctatttccttgaagatctggatctctttccaagctttctgttgttttcttctatctgattttggagttgtctgtggaattccagttcatcagattctgagagatttagcttttcttgcatttccacaagagtctcattgctagggatgctcaattggtcttctaatctgaaaaatcttctcactcctttgtcatccatgaactccatcaaccagtagggccttagatgcactcttctccctgtttaaggaataattagagtctttgggagtgcatctttagctctaatactcctcagttcttctatcttctttagaaccagtcttcttgcagttacattgaatccaaagttcttcttgaatgatgaataaacctttatcagtataacttggctttcttgaaggatcctgtgaagtggccattaaatctcctttcctcccttgtacttgaaaactaacatttcaggtagattcctgtaggcatcaatccctctcacttcttctagttcatctagatagagatttagatcagagaattccttgatgtcacacaagtacatgtaatctcccttgttgactttggattgtgctttagttagagatttggatttgagaggtgacaacttcactttcttgactgctcttgactttgttctttttggcttgctaggactggcaaattgaagtcaggaattggtagactctcccagtctattggttcatccttaggcacgctaggttcaccatgaatgttcctgtaaaaatccaccactttaatgtcttcaaataccacagagggttttgatgcttgagttgtagttggagtggattccttggaaaactgatcctccaattccttatcaacaaagtccaatttccttttggttcttttggccaattccttgtatctttgaggtttcttttgttgtggttcaacttgcttctttggatcttgagattcatggatttcagatggctgagcaggaatttgttgtgttggtttcacagcttgtagcctggccaagatagcagcttgctctttcttttatttagcctttttagcatctagagcagcttgcttcttttcttgcttcaatcttaccttttcttctctttttgcttgagcaaattgaggatgtccagccaccacacaaatttctttcccattcctgaaaacttta is a window from the Apium graveolens cultivar Ventura chromosome 1, ASM990537v1, whole genome shotgun sequence genome containing:
- the LOC141666603 gene encoding uncharacterized protein LOC141666603 — encoded protein: MAKNLKICRDSRILVAQVNGEFEAKDDTMAKYLRVLKGILTQFEKWYAEHVPRWENTTADALSKFFLSEIKNYPRSIYFQVLKTPTIHVINLIAPIHVANCWIDPIKTHLEIGWLPDDAQKARKLSVRALRYSLIEGVLYKRSFVIPYLK